The Pseudomonas fulva 12-X sequence CGGAAATGCGAGACGCCGTCTTCGGGGTAGTGCACGCGGGTCGGCAGCCAGCGCATCGGCTGCCCGCGCCAGGAAAGACGCACGAGGATTTCCGAGTCGAAGTCCATGCGTTTGCCCAGCTTCGCCGAGTCGATCAGCGCCACGCTGGCGGCCAGCGGGTAGACCCGGAAGCCGCACATGGAATCGCGAATCTCCAGCGACAGGCTGTTGATCCACACCCAAACGTGGGTCAGGTAGCGCGCGTACAGGCGGCCCTTGGGCACGCTGGCGTCGTACTGCGGGTACCCGCAGACGATGGCCTCGGGATGAGCGCGGGATTCGTCGAGAAAGCCGCGCACCGCGTGCAGGTCGTGTTGGCCGTCGGCGTCCACCTGC is a genomic window containing:
- a CDS encoding glycosyltransferase family 2 protein, translated to MSGLQHRPCALIPVYNHEGPLPGVVASLKALGLPCLLVDDASSPACAAVIDRLASEPDTHLLRLAQNQGKGGAVMAGLREAQRLGFTHALQVDADGQHDLHAVRGFLDESRAHPEAIVCGYPQYDASVPKGRLYARYLTHVWVWINSLSLEIRDSMCGFRVYPLAASVALIDSAKLGKRMDFDSEILVRLSWRGQPMRWLPTRVHYPEDGVSHFRLWQDNVLISKMHARLFFGMLCRSPVLLYRRWR